One genomic segment of Verrucomicrobiia bacterium includes these proteins:
- a CDS encoding GspH/FimT family pseudopilin, whose protein sequence is MKILKEQAGVTMMELVIVAVVIGLMSALAVPSFLNYSSKMEAKSTARNIVSTLRQARSKAISERVKYGVFFDVGNRRYTYFKEKSGNEQYDSGTDSLISQVTLDRDVNYGGNTFTNTTVVFKTDGSASSSGDMQIVPAAGGFTYNINVLASTGRIKLTD, encoded by the coding sequence ATGAAAATCTTGAAAGAACAGGCGGGCGTCACCATGATGGAGCTGGTCATCGTGGCCGTGGTCATCGGCTTGATGTCGGCTTTGGCCGTGCCGAGCTTTTTGAACTATTCCTCGAAGATGGAAGCAAAGTCCACGGCCCGCAACATCGTCTCCACCCTGCGGCAGGCCCGTTCCAAGGCGATTTCCGAACGGGTGAAGTACGGCGTCTTTTTCGACGTGGGCAACCGGCGCTACACCTATTTCAAAGAGAAAAGCGGCAACGAACAGTATGACTCCGGAACCGATTCGCTGATAAGCCAAGTCACGCTGGACCGGGATGTCAATTATGGCGGAAACACGTTTACCAACACAACGGTGGTTTTTAAAACCGACGGCAGCGCCTCCTCTTCCGGAGACATGCAGATCGTTCCCGCCGCCGGGGGGTTCACCTATAACATCAACGTTTTGGCTTCCACCGGCCGGATCAAGCTTACGGACTAA
- the pilM gene encoding type IV pilus assembly protein PilM, whose product MNILRKPKITTGLDIGASSIKLVQLEKKTDGYILRGLGIKEVPAEALVADEIKDRDTLIFNIQSLVDQVNPKTKDVVISISGHGVITDKISIDKKTGSEAEQAILFEAEQRAPFDVEDVTMDYHIISTNEETSKMDVLLVAARQEFLKNYLDLLNDTGLRPVVIDTDAFAVLNAYEINYDIDPNRVLALVNIGFDTTNVIFVKDKLYHSTRDVGAGTRLIYDTIQKEFRLNHELATKALRGELETSLDQDMLKATVVSASEELFSGIEVAFSYFKSSAKVEQIDWIFLSGGGALVPFLPEFMQAKLSVPVDIVNPLRNIDYDPDEYRQLELERIAPLLTVPIGLAARKVK is encoded by the coding sequence ATGAACATCTTGCGCAAACCGAAAATCACGACCGGGTTGGACATCGGCGCCAGCTCCATCAAGCTGGTGCAGCTCGAGAAAAAAACCGACGGCTACATCCTGCGGGGTTTGGGAATCAAGGAAGTGCCGGCGGAAGCGCTTGTGGCCGATGAAATCAAAGACCGGGACACGCTGATTTTCAACATCCAGAGCCTGGTGGATCAGGTAAACCCAAAAACCAAGGATGTGGTGATTTCCATTTCCGGCCACGGGGTGATCACGGACAAAATTTCCATCGACAAAAAAACCGGCAGCGAGGCGGAGCAGGCAATCCTGTTCGAGGCCGAGCAGCGGGCCCCCTTCGACGTGGAAGACGTGACGATGGACTACCACATTATAAGCACAAACGAGGAGACCAGCAAAATGGACGTTTTGCTGGTGGCCGCCCGGCAGGAATTTTTGAAGAATTACCTCGATTTGCTGAACGACACCGGACTGCGGCCGGTCGTCATCGACACGGACGCCTTTGCCGTTCTGAACGCCTACGAAATCAACTATGACATCGATCCGAACCGGGTCTTGGCCCTGGTCAACATCGGGTTCGACACGACCAACGTCATCTTCGTGAAGGACAAATTATATCACTCCACGCGCGACGTGGGGGCCGGCACCCGGCTGATTTACGACACCATCCAGAAAGAGTTCCGGCTGAACCACGAGCTGGCGACCAAGGCTTTGCGCGGGGAGCTGGAAACCAGCCTGGACCAGGACATGCTCAAGGCGACCGTGGTCTCCGCTTCGGAAGAGCTTTTTTCGGGCATCGAAGTGGCCTTCTCCTATTTCAAATCCTCGGCCAAGGTGGAACAGATTGACTGGATTTTTCTTTCCGGCGGGGGCGCCTTGGTGCCGTTTCTGCCGGAGTTCATGCAGGCCAAGCTTTCGGTTCCCGTGGATATCGTCAATCCGCTGCGCAACATCGATTACGACCCGGACGAGTACCGGCAGCTGGAACTGGAGCGGATTGCCCCGCTTCTGACCGTGCCGATTGGACTGGCGGCCAGAAAGGTAAAGTGA
- a CDS encoding PilN domain-containing protein, which produces MIEINLLPKELQKRTGGLSLPKPALYMLAGLAGLAAVLAGLTVMQKMRIANIQKKIAEAKVREAKMQKDIQLVDALTELKGKILERMAAIDGLDQNRSAYVRFLEDLSGRVPEYLWLSNFREGSGGGAARPQAGNPAQAAAASGAKTVIEGFSYSLNSLATFMIQMKKSPFIKNVELSFAKEQKMENSRLYNFQLTCDLTMVPEETPTETEGQQPIRLGDTQQP; this is translated from the coding sequence ATGATAGAGATAAATCTACTCCCTAAAGAGTTGCAGAAGCGGACCGGCGGCCTGTCGCTGCCGAAACCGGCGCTCTACATGCTGGCCGGGCTGGCCGGGCTGGCGGCGGTATTGGCCGGCCTGACGGTGATGCAGAAGATGCGCATCGCCAACATCCAGAAAAAAATCGCCGAGGCGAAAGTGCGCGAGGCAAAGATGCAGAAGGACATCCAGCTTGTGGACGCCCTGACCGAACTGAAGGGAAAGATTCTGGAGCGGATGGCCGCCATCGACGGCTTGGACCAGAACCGCTCGGCCTACGTGCGCTTTTTGGAGGATCTTTCCGGCCGGGTGCCGGAATACCTCTGGCTCTCGAATTTCCGGGAGGGAAGCGGCGGGGGCGCGGCCCGGCCGCAGGCGGGCAACCCGGCCCAGGCGGCCGCCGCAAGCGGAGCGAAAACCGTAATCGAAGGATTCTCCTATTCCCTGAACAGCCTGGCCACCTTCATGATTCAGATGAAGAAATCGCCGTTCATCAAGAACGTGGAGCTGTCGTTCGCCAAGGAGCAAAAGATGGAGAATTCCCGGCTGTACAATTTTCAGTTGACCTGTGATTTGACAATGGTACCGGAAGAAACCCCGACCGAGACGGAAGGGCAGCAGCCGATCCGTCTGGGGGACACCCAGCAGCCGTAG
- the pilO gene encoding type 4a pilus biogenesis protein PilO gives MDLKDPKNQRYILVGLVAFLGVYFWYTRVFSGFSSNLSRTQTEYEQILSNLKNVEMKAKTSEALKKEYQELFKKYQATELLLPDEKQVPALLSQLHVAGISNQVAVSEIVPKGTFPQTFYEAAEFDLSVTGSFHAVGSFLASIANFPFIVNVASLQMSGSQQAGGDVKKETVTVNLKLTTYYVKESEKLQPITLD, from the coding sequence ATGGACCTGAAGGATCCGAAAAATCAACGCTACATTCTGGTGGGCCTGGTGGCCTTTCTGGGGGTCTACTTCTGGTACACCCGGGTGTTTTCCGGATTTTCGTCCAACCTTTCGCGGACCCAGACCGAGTACGAACAGATACTTTCCAACTTGAAAAACGTGGAAATGAAGGCCAAAACGTCGGAGGCTTTGAAAAAGGAATACCAGGAATTGTTCAAGAAATACCAGGCCACCGAGCTGCTTTTGCCGGATGAAAAACAGGTGCCTGCGCTATTGTCCCAGCTGCACGTGGCGGGCATATCCAACCAGGTGGCGGTCTCCGAAATCGTTCCCAAGGGGACCTTCCCGCAGACCTTCTATGAGGCGGCGGAATTCGACCTGTCCGTCACCGGGAGTTTCCACGCCGTCGGTTCCTTCCTGGCTTCCATCGCCAACTTTCCCTTCATTGTGAACGTCGCCTCGCTGCAGATGTCTGGCAGCCAGCAGGCGGGGGGGGACGTCAAAAAAGAGACGGTCACGGTCAATTTAAAGCTGACCACCTATTACGTGAAGGAATCGGAAAAACTTCAACCCATTACCCTGGACTGA
- a CDS encoding secretin N-terminal domain-containing protein, which translates to MNTRVVLHKGILVLGAFLLLLLSAGPARTQVEDQKMRSLVFQNADARSVFSMLADRGKTNIVVSPLVTGQVTISLTDVTWSQALDIITKTYSWMAVEERNYIRIVPAQQYLAEQAENAKRIAEHKLLTPLEVRIIPVFNASATDMQKAVKSMLSERGKVEIDQRTNSLIVSELPKNIDKVEEFVKKLDLETKQIKISTQLIEIENRHLFELGINWAASYRDLSVGADLDSAQISQNANQTSSPVADVLLRTSSVNWPDVQARITALATDGKIKIVSHPEITTVDNKEATVQVGQKIPIKQFDASGNTVITFYDVGTVLKVIPHVTEANKILLQLRPEKSSYQFDPNGVIINTSNAVTNVVVENGQTAVIGGLTTKDERKTTTGIPFLKDIPLLGYLFRYTRKETVDKDLVIFVTPTIVDPQDMQAKPTGMLPDASEKRN; encoded by the coding sequence ATGAATACGCGCGTAGTCTTGCATAAAGGAATACTGGTTTTGGGAGCTTTTCTTTTGCTCCTGCTTTCCGCCGGACCGGCTCGAACGCAGGTGGAGGACCAGAAAATGCGTTCGCTGGTTTTCCAGAACGCCGATGCCCGCTCGGTTTTTTCCATGCTGGCGGACCGGGGGAAAACCAATATCGTGGTGAGCCCGTTGGTGACCGGACAGGTGACCATTTCGCTTACCGACGTGACCTGGAGCCAGGCGTTGGACATTATCACCAAGACCTATTCTTGGATGGCTGTAGAAGAGCGGAACTACATTCGCATTGTTCCGGCCCAGCAATATCTGGCCGAGCAGGCAGAAAATGCGAAGCGGATTGCCGAGCATAAGCTTTTGACCCCTTTGGAGGTCCGCATTATTCCGGTTTTCAATGCCTCGGCTACCGATATGCAGAAGGCGGTCAAGTCGATGCTTTCCGAGCGGGGAAAGGTGGAAATCGACCAGCGCACCAATTCGCTCATCGTCAGCGAGCTCCCCAAAAACATAGACAAGGTGGAGGAATTCGTCAAAAAGCTGGATTTGGAGACCAAACAGATTAAAATCTCCACCCAGTTGATAGAAATCGAAAACCGCCATCTATTTGAACTGGGTATCAATTGGGCCGCCTCCTATCGCGATCTTTCGGTGGGCGCCGACCTGGACTCGGCCCAAATCAGTCAAAATGCCAACCAAACCTCTTCCCCCGTGGCGGATGTTTTGTTAAGGACCTCCAGCGTGAACTGGCCGGATGTGCAGGCCCGCATCACGGCGTTGGCGACGGACGGGAAAATAAAAATCGTTTCCCATCCCGAAATCACCACCGTGGACAACAAGGAAGCCACGGTCCAGGTGGGGCAGAAAATACCCATCAAGCAATTTGACGCCTCCGGCAACACGGTCATCACTTTCTATGACGTGGGGACCGTGTTGAAAGTCATCCCGCATGTGACGGAGGCGAACAAGATTCTGCTGCAGCTGCGGCCGGAGAAAAGCTCCTATCAGTTTGACCCGAACGGGGTCATCATCAACACCTCCAATGCGGTCACCAACGTGGTGGTGGAAAATGGACAGACGGCGGTTATCGGCGGACTGACCACCAAAGACGAGCGCAAGACCACCACGGGCATTCCGTTTTTGAAGGATATTCCGCTACTCGGCTATTTGTTCCGCTACACCCGGAAGGAAACGGTGGACAAGGATCTGGTCATTTTCGTGACCCCGACCATTGTGGATCCGCAGGACATGCAGGCCAAGCCGACCGGGATGCTGCCGGATGCCTCTGAGAAAAGAAACTAA
- a CDS encoding type IV pilus twitching motility protein PilT produces the protein MTLKQMLTELLSRKGSDLHIRVGIRPTIRVDGRLLPLESEPVNQEAVDQMIEQILTEKQKEKFNAKHEMDLALTVAKMGRFRINIYRQRSTSGIALRVVNAVIPSFEELNLPETIKKLCNSRRGIILVTGTTGSGKSTSLAAMIEEINATRSENILTIEDPIEYIYRDKKSIISQREVGGDTESFASALKHAFRQDPDVILIGEIRDIDTMSIALTAADTGHLVLTTLHTMNAIETISRIISFFPPHQHQQIRLLLAGTLKAVISQRLLPRSDGPGRVPAIEILINTGSVREAIIDPTKSTTIMELIQSGGVQYGMQSFDQSIMKLYRAGVISYEEALAQASNPDDFDLRLRGITGAAERGWEQFTEPTAG, from the coding sequence ATGACCTTAAAGCAGATGTTGACCGAACTTCTGAGCCGCAAAGGATCGGATCTGCACATCCGGGTCGGCATCCGGCCGACTATCCGAGTGGACGGGCGGCTTCTCCCGCTGGAGAGCGAACCAGTTAACCAGGAGGCGGTCGATCAGATGATTGAGCAAATCCTGACCGAAAAGCAGAAGGAAAAGTTTAACGCCAAGCATGAAATGGATTTGGCGTTGACCGTCGCCAAAATGGGGCGCTTCCGCATCAACATTTACCGGCAGCGCTCGACCTCCGGCATCGCCCTTCGTGTGGTAAACGCCGTAATTCCATCCTTTGAAGAGCTGAATCTACCGGAGACCATAAAGAAGCTGTGCAATAGCCGGCGGGGAATCATACTGGTCACCGGCACCACGGGTTCTGGAAAATCCACCTCGTTGGCGGCCATGATTGAAGAAATCAACGCCACCCGCAGCGAAAATATTCTGACCATCGAAGACCCTATCGAATACATCTACCGGGACAAAAAATCAATCATCTCCCAGCGCGAGGTGGGGGGGGATACGGAGAGTTTTGCCTCCGCTCTGAAGCACGCATTCCGTCAGGACCCGGACGTGATTTTAATCGGAGAAATTCGTGACATCGACACCATGTCAATTGCCTTGACAGCGGCCGACACCGGGCATTTGGTTTTGACCACCCTTCACACAATGAACGCCATCGAAACGATTTCGCGCATCATCTCCTTTTTCCCGCCCCATCAGCACCAACAAATCCGGTTGCTCTTGGCTGGCACGCTGAAGGCGGTCATTTCGCAGCGTCTCCTGCCCCGCTCCGACGGGCCGGGCCGGGTGCCGGCGATTGAGATTTTAATCAACACGGGCTCCGTGCGGGAGGCGATTATTGACCCGACCAAAAGCACCACAATCATGGAGTTAATTCAATCCGGCGGGGTGCAGTACGGCATGCAGAGCTTCGACCAGTCGATCATGAAGCTGTACCGGGCCGGCGTCATTTCCTATGAGGAAGCGCTTGCCCAGGCCTCCAATCCGGACGATTTCGATTTGCGGCTCCGCGGCATCACCGGCGCCGCCGAGCGGGGCTGGGAGCAGTTCACCGAACCGACAGCCGGTTGA